The genomic DNA CCGCTGGCGGCCTTCCTCGACCTGCCCAAGGGCGAGACACCGCTGTGCTTGCTCTCGCTAGCACCCTCGTCGCCGGGGTTGGCGCTGGGCACGGCGCAGGGTGTCGTCAAGCGGGTGGCGTGCGACTATCCGGGTCGGCCCGACTTCGAGTGCGTGACCCTGCGGGATGGCGACCGGGTCGTCGGGGCCGTGGAGCTGACGACCGGCCAGGAGCACCTGGTGTTCGTGACCCGAGAGGCCCAGCTGCTGCACTTCCCCGCGGACGCGGTGCGCCCGCAGGGTCGGGCGGCCGGCGGAATGGCCGGGATCAAGCTGGGGGCGCGCGACGAGGCCATCTGGTTCGGTGCGGTGAACCCGGATCGGGACGACCCGGTCGTCGTCACCATCGCCGGGTCGGGCGACGCGCTGCCCGGCACGGAGGCGGGCTCGATCAAGGTGACGCCGTTTGCGGAGTACCCGGCGAAGGGGCGCGCCACCGGCGGCGTCCGCTGCCAGCGGTTCCTGCGCGGCGAGGCCCGGCTGCTGCTCGGCTGGGCTGGTGGCACGCCGGCTCGGGCGGCCGGGGCCAACGGCGTGCCGGTGGCGTTGCCGGCGGAGCCCGGCCGGCGCGACGGCTCGGGCACGCCCGCGACGGCGCCGATCGCCTCGGTGGCGGGCGCCTACGGGGACGGTCCCTGGAACGACGCCCCGCCCGGACCCGGCGGCCCGCGCGAACCCGGCGCTGGCCCGGCGGGTGCTGCCGGGCCTGCCGGTCTCGGCGGTTCCGGCGGACCGGACACCCCTGGCAGTGCTGTTCGGTCCGCCGCGACGAGGGCCGACGGCTCGGACGGCGGGGCGATCTCGGCGGGCTCGGCCGCCGCCACCTCCTCGACGGTGACCGAGGCCGCGGAGGTGAGCACCGAGCCGGACGAGGCCACCTTGGGGGTCGCCGGCGCCCGCGAGGCTCCGAACCGCTCCCCCGGCCGTTTCCCGAGCAGCTCCGGCTCCACCAGCCGCGCTACCGGCCGCGCACCACGGCGGCAGCCCGAACCCGGGCTGGCGGCGGGCGACGCACTGTTCGACCTGGAAGCCGAGCCGGTGACCCGGGGCCCGCGGCCGCACCCGGAGGTCGACCGCAGCGACTACGATCCGGACGACTTCGGTGACGCGGTGCAGGTCGGCCGCGAGTAGGCGCGGAATCCAGGGACGGGCCGTCACGCGCGGCGATCACTACCCGCGGTTTCCGCCCAGAAGGTGTCGAACGTCGGGGTATTGATCGTTGCGCCGCACGCCCGGGGCGTAACGTGGCGCGTCGTGGCGAAGACGAGCGCGGGGCTGTTGCCCTACCGACACGGGGAGGACGGCACGCTGCTGGTCTTCATCGCGCACATGGGCGGCCCGCTGTGGGCGCGCAAGGACGCGGGCGCCTGGTCCATCGTCAAGGGCGAATACGACGCCGCCGTCGAGGACGCCCAGGCGGCGGCCCGGCGGGAGTTCCTCGAAGAGACCGGGGCGCCCGCCCCCGAGAGCGAATGGCTGCCGCTCGGCGCGGTCCGCACGAAGAGCGGGAAGGTCATCACCGCGTGGGCGGTCGAGGCCCCGGTCACGCTGGCGCTGCTGGAACCGGGCACGTTCGAGATGGAGTGGCCGCCGAGATCCGGTCGGCGCCAGAGCTTTCCGGAGATCGACCGGGCGCAGTGGCAGACCGTGCCGCAGGCCCGCGTCGCGTTGGTCTCCGGGCAGGTCGAGTTCCTGGACCGCCTCGGCAAGGCCCTCGTCCCGGGCGTCGACTGACCCGGCAGGCCCTTGGCTACGGGCCTGCCGGGAGCGCACACTGACGGAATCCGGATCCCCGAGCCCGCGCGGGAGCGAGCCCCCATGGTCTACTCGGCGCCCCAACCCAACGAGGAATACCCCACGCAGTCCTGGCTGGCCGGGAAACTGGCCGAGGCCTATCACCTGACCCCGGACGATATCGCCGCGGTGACCGAGTTGCGCGGTGGGACCGCCATGCTCGTCGGCATCGGCGGTCCCACCGTGGGGTCGCGGGTGCTGATCTGGCGAGACGAGGTGGCCGTCGGCCGGGGCGAGGACTGCCCGATCTGGCTGTCCTCGGGGACGGTGTCGCGCCACCACGCCTCGTTCGTGCGCACCGCCGACGGTTACGACGTGTGCGACGCCGGCTCCCTCAACGGCACCTACGTCAACAACATGCTGGCCACCAGGGTCTCGCTACATCAGGGCGACGAGATCCGCTTCGGGAGCTGTCGCTTCCTCTATTTCGCGGGCCAGGATCCGACGGCCTGACGCCGTCGGGGGCGTCAGTCGACGTCGTCGTCCACCCAGTCGAAGGTCTTGGTGACGGCCTTCTTCCAGTTGCGGACCAGCCTCTCGCGCTGCTCGTCGGGCATCGCCGGCTCCCAGCGCGCGCCCTCGGCCCAGTTGTCGATCACGTCCTGCTCACCCTCCCAGAAGCCGACGGCGATGCCGGCGGCGTACGCCGCACCCAGGGCCGTGGTCTCCGCGACCTGGGGCCGCACCACCGGCACGCCCAGGATGTCGGCCTGGAACTGCATGAGGGTTTCGTTGGCGGTCATGCCGCCGTCGACCTTCAGCTCGGTCAACTCGACGCCCTGCTCCGCCGCATCGGCGATCATCGCCTCCATGACCTCGCGGGTCTGGAACGCCGTCGCCTCCAACGCGGCCCGCGCGATGTGGCCCTTGTTCACGAACCGCGTCAGACCGACGAGGGCGCCACGGGCGTCGCTGCGCCAGTAGGGCGCGAACAGCCCCGAGAACGCCGGCACGAAGTAGGCCCCGCCGTTGTCCTCGACTGTCGCCGCGAGCTTCTCGATCTCCGGGGCCGTGGCGATCATGCCGAGGTTGTCGCGGAGCCACTGGACCAGCGAGCCGGCCACCGCGATGGAGCCCTCCAGGGCGTAGATCGGCTTGTTGTCGCCGATCTTGTACGCGACCGTGGTCAGCAGGCCGTTCTTGCTGGTGACGGCCTCCTCGCCGGTGTTGATGAGCATGAAGCAACCGGTGCCGTAGGTGTTCTTGGCCATGCCCTTGGCGAAGCAGGCCTGCCCGAACGTGGCAGCCTGCTGGTCGCCGAGGTCCCCGGCGATGGGGGTGTCGACGAGCAGGCCCTGCTTGCGGCCGTACCCGTAGATCTCCGAGGACGACCGGATCTCCGGGAGCATCGACATCGGGATGTCCATGTCCTTGCAGATGCCCTCGTCCCACGTGAGCGTGCGCACGTTCATGAGCATGGTGCGCGAGGCGTTCGTGACGTCGGTGACGTGCACTCCCCCGTCGACGCCGCCGGTCATGTTCCAGATGACCCAGCTGTCGGTGTTGCCGAA from Austwickia sp. includes the following:
- a CDS encoding NUDIX domain-containing protein, whose product is MGGPLWARKDAGAWSIVKGEYDAAVEDAQAAARREFLEETGAPAPESEWLPLGAVRTKSGKVITAWAVEAPVTLALLEPGTFEMEWPPRSGRRQSFPEIDRAQWQTVPQARVALVSGQVEFLDRLGKALVPGVD
- a CDS encoding FHA domain-containing protein, with protein sequence MVYSAPQPNEEYPTQSWLAGKLAEAYHLTPDDIAAVTELRGGTAMLVGIGGPTVGSRVLIWRDEVAVGRGEDCPIWLSSGTVSRHHASFVRTADGYDVCDAGSLNGTYVNNMLATRVSLHQGDEIRFGSCRFLYFAGQDPTA
- the glpK gene encoding glycerol kinase GlpK, which translates into the protein MTEKKYVLAIDQGTTSSRAILFDHGGQIVSTGQLEHEQIFPRAGWVEHDPNEIWRNVREAVGQALSRAEINRHQIAAVGITNQRETAVVWNRKTGEPIYNAIVWQDTRTQQLCDRLAGREGPDKYKDICGLPLATYFSGPKIRWILDNVEGAWELAEKGDLLFGNTDSWVIWNMTGGVDGGVHVTDVTNASRTMLMNVRTLTWDEGICKDMDIPMSMLPEIRSSSEIYGYGRKQGLLVDTPIAGDLGDQQAATFGQACFAKGMAKNTYGTGCFMLINTGEEAVTSKNGLLTTVAYKIGDNKPIYALEGSIAVAGSLVQWLRDNLGMIATAPEIEKLAATVEDNGGAYFVPAFSGLFAPYWRSDARGALVGLTRFVNKGHIARAALEATAFQTREVMEAMIADAAEQGVELTELKVDGGMTANETLMQFQADILGVPVVRPQVAETTALGAAYAAGIAVGFWEGEQDVIDNWAEGARWEPAMPDEQRERLVRNWKKAVTKTFDWVDDDVD